A single window of Rhodamnia argentea isolate NSW1041297 chromosome 5, ASM2092103v1, whole genome shotgun sequence DNA harbors:
- the LOC115737198 gene encoding deSI-like protein At4g17486 — translation MKARPVSRWRSIVSRHIRGKSADYFCLFQKVKPAPYGRGNAPVFLNVYDLTAVNDYFYWSGIGVFHSGVEVYGVEYAFGAHEYPSSGVFEVEPRQCPGFKFRKSILVGTTSLDPIQVRDFIERQSASYHGDTYHLIIKNCNHFCEDMCFKLTGKTIPRWVNRLARIGSMCNCILPEAFKVPSLCHNPNYQGGENERKRLRSAFSCFPSISLHEREVSMSSLFLHSLYKGCLPPWELKTPKSKSCLSKEG, via the exons ATGAAAGCACGACCAGTAAGCCGCTGGAGATCTATTGTATCTCGTCATATACGAGGAAAGTCTGCCGACTATTTCTGCTTGTTTCAAAAAGTGAAACCAGCACCATATGGACGAGGAAATGCTCCTGTTTTTCTGAATGTTTATGACTTAACAGCGGTTAATGATTACTTCTACTGGTCAGGAATTGGTGTTTTTCACTCTGGTGTTGAAG TTTATGGCGTGGAATATGCTTTTGGAGCTCATGAGTATCCATCAAGTGGCGTGTTTGAAGTTGAACCGAGACAATGTCCTGGCTTTAAGTTCAGGAAGTCCATACTTGTGGGGACGACGAGTTTGGATCCTATCCAGGTCCGAGATTTCATCGAGCGTCAATCTGCAAGCTATCATGGTGATACATATCACTTGATCATTAAGAACTGCAATCATTTCTGTGAAGACATGTGCTTCAAGCTGACCGGGAAGACTATCCCAAGATGGGTAAACCGGCTCGCAAGAATAG GTTCGATGTGCAACTGCATACTCCCCGAGGCTTTCAAGGTTCCTTCACTATGCCACAACCCGAACTACCAAGGAGGCGAAAACGAGAGGAAAAGACTGCGGAGCGCCTTCAGTTGCTTCCCATCGATCTCGTTACACGAGAGGGAAGTCTCCATGTCCTCGCTGTTTCTGCACTCTCTTTACAAAGGCTGCTTGCCTCCCTGGGAGCTAAAGACGCCCAAATCCAAAAGTTGCTTATCTAAAGAAGGGTAA
- the LOC115737197 gene encoding dolichyl-diphosphooligosaccharide--protein glycosyltransferase 48 kDa subunit, giving the protein MARSLILVALISLLPFLSASSPSLESPKGRRVLVLLDDLAIKSSHSLYFGSLQSRGYDLDFKLADDPKIGLQRYGQYLYDGLILFCPATERFGGSLDQAAILDFVDSGHDLIIAADANASDLIREVATECGVDFDEDPVAMVIDHIGYAVSDTEGDHTLIAADDFIDCSVILGNKKIEAPVLFQGIGHSLNPSNHLVLKVLAASPSAYSANPKSKLSNPPSLTGSAISLVSVMQARNNARVLITGSLSIFSNRLFRSSVQKAGSSTRHEKAGNEQFLTEISKWIFHERGHLKAVNVKHNKVGEADEPAIYRINDDLEYSIEIYEWSGGSWEPYVSDDVQVQFYMMSPYVLKTLSTDKKGVYSTSFKVPDVYGVFQFKVEYQRLGYSSLSLSKQIPVRPFRHNEYERFIPAAYPYYGAAFSMMAGFFLFTFVHLYNK; this is encoded by the exons ATGGCGAGATCTCTGATCCTCGTGGCTCTGATCTCCCTCCTCCCCTTCCTCTCCgcctcctccccctctctcgAAAGCCCCAAGGGTCGGAGAGTCCTCGTCTTGCTCGACGACTTGGCGATCAAGTCGTCGCACTCCCTCTACTTCGGGTCCCTCCAGTCTCGCGGCTACGACCTCGACTTCAAGCTTGCCGACGACCCCAAAATCGGCCTCCAGAGATACGGCCAGTACTTGTACGACGGCCTGATTTTGTTTTGTCCGGCGACCGAGC GATTTGGAGGATCTCTTGACCAGGCTGCCATTCTGGATTTTGTTGATTCGGgccatgatttgattattgctGCTGATGCCAATGCTTCGGATTTGATTCGAGAAGTCGCTACCGAGTGCGGAGTTGACTTTGATGAG GATCCTGTGGCTATGGTTATTGATCACATTGGCTATGCAGTTTCGGACACAGAAGGGGACCATACACTGATTGCTGCCGATGATTTCATCGATTGCAGCGTCATTCTCGGGAATAAGAAAATCGAG GCTCCAGTACTTTTTCAGGGGATTGGACATTCATTAAATCCTTCCAACCATCTG GTCTTGAAGGTTCTTGCGGCCTCTCCTTCTGCTTACTCTGCTAATCCAAAGTCCAAGTTGTCAAACCCGCCATCACTTACTGGATCTGCTATATCACTGGTTTCAGTTATGCAG GCGAGAAACAATGCCAGGGTATTGATTACTGGCTCCTTGAGTATATTCAGCAATCG ATTGTTCAGATCTAGTGTGCAGAAGGCTGGGAGCTCAACCAG GCATGAGAAAGCAGGAAATGAGCAGTTCCTCACTGAAATTAGCAAATGGATATTCCATGAGAGAGGACATCTGAAG GCTGTGAATGTGAAACACAATAAAGTTGGGGAAGCTGATGAACCTGCGATCTATAGGATCAATGATGACCTG GAATACTCAATTGAGATATACGAATGGTCTGGAGGCAGCTGGGAACCATATGTTTCAGATGATGTTCAAGTTCAGTTTTACATGATGAGCCCTTATGTTCTGAAAACTTTATCTACTGACAAAAAG GGTGTCTATTCTACTTCGTTTAAGGTTCCGGATGTCTATGGTGTTTTCCAGTTCAAGGTTGAATACCAAAGGCTTGGATACTCTAGCTTGTCCCTATCAAAGCAG ATTCCAGTACGTCCTTTCAGACACAATGAGTATGAAAGATTTATTCCTGCTGCCTATCCCTATTATGGTGCAGCATTCTCTATG ATGGCGGGCTTCTTTCTCTTCACCTTTGTCCACTTATACAACAAGTAG